The DNA sequence CGAGTGTTGACTGGACTGGGAATCGTGCCGGAAATCTGACGGCTGAAGGAAAACCTGACGTTGAAGTCTCCAGTCCGCCGGAATTCAAAGGTGAAGCAGGGAAGTGGTCACCTGAGGACCTGTTTGTGGCTGCCGTGGAGAGTTGTACCATGACGACTTTTTTGGCGCTCGCGTTCCATAAAGACCTGCCGTTGGAATCCTACGAAAGTTCGGCCGTTGGCACCATGGAAAACGATGGCGGCGGATACGAGTTCACGAAGATAGTGGTGAAACCAGTAGTGAGAGTGGAAACGGAGGAGGCAATCGATCTAGCCGAACGTCTGATGGAAAAAGCGCACGACCGCTGCCTGATTTCCAACTCCATCAAAGGGAAGACCAGGGTAGAGGCGGACATCCAGAGTTTGTAGATAGAACGGATTAGGTGGAGATGGGGCTATTGGACTGCGTATCGCGTGATGGAATTTTACGACGTAAAACACGCAATACACAGTCCGCAATAAGAAGATAATACTATCATTCGCTAAGAGATGCAGAGTACGATTTTGGCCACCTATATATACCCTTTTAACAAATTTCTCTTAACCTATCTCATTATGGGCTTTGTTCCGGTAACGGTCACACTCAGTACTTCAGCATCCGATTTCAGGAATTTTTGTACCTCCGGATCATCCCTGTATTTTTCCAGCAGATCTTCGGGAATGGGAACTGAGCGTTTTTCTTTCACTTCCGGTTCGGGAAATCCGGCCGTCTTAATTATCTCCAGATACTCCTCCAACTGAACG is a window from the Candidatus Neomarinimicrobiota bacterium genome containing:
- a CDS encoding OsmC family protein encodes the protein MAKPKRKFKTFKYETSVDWTGNRAGNLTAEGKPDVEVSSPPEFKGEAGKWSPEDLFVAAVESCTMTTFLALAFHKDLPLESYESSAVGTMENDGGGYEFTKIVVKPVVRVETEEAIDLAERLMEKAHDRCLISNSIKGKTRVEADIQSL